From a single Bacillus pumilus genomic region:
- the deoD gene encoding purine-nucleoside phosphorylase, with amino-acid sequence MSVHIGAEKGQIAETVLLPGDPLRAKYIADTYLEDVECYNEVRGMYGYTGTYKGKRVSVQGTGMGVPSISIYVNELIQSYDVQNLIRVGSCGAIKRDVNVRDVILAQTSSTDSQMNRVAFGPIDYAPCADFGLLKKAYDTAEAKNVAVRVGNVFTADQFYNEKPLELMAQYGILAIEMETTALYSLAAKFDRKALSILTVSDHVLTGEETTAEERQTTFDEMILIALDSVL; translated from the coding sequence ATGAGTGTACATATTGGAGCAGAAAAAGGACAAATTGCAGAAACGGTATTGCTACCAGGCGATCCGCTTCGTGCGAAATATATTGCAGATACATATTTAGAAGATGTCGAATGCTATAACGAAGTGCGCGGAATGTATGGTTATACTGGAACCTATAAAGGAAAGCGTGTTTCTGTACAAGGAACTGGAATGGGCGTACCATCTATTTCGATTTATGTGAATGAGCTCATCCAAAGCTATGACGTTCAAAACTTAATCCGTGTTGGATCTTGCGGAGCTATAAAAAGGGATGTCAACGTACGTGATGTCATTTTAGCTCAAACCTCTTCAACAGATTCACAAATGAACCGTGTGGCGTTTGGACCGATTGATTATGCACCTTGTGCTGATTTTGGACTGCTCAAGAAAGCGTACGACACAGCAGAAGCAAAAAACGTCGCTGTACGTGTCGGTAATGTATTTACAGCAGACCAATTTTATAATGAAAAACCACTTGAGCTCATGGCTCAATACGGAATTCTAGCGATTGAAATGGAGACTACAGCTCTTTATTCGCTTGCAGCAAAATTTGATCGAAAAGCGTTATCCATTTTGACAGTGAGTGATCATGTTCTTACAGGAGAAGAAACTACGGCTGAAGAGCGTCAAACAACATTTGACGAAATGATCTTAATTGCACTAGACTCTGTTTTATAA
- a CDS encoding YodL domain-containing protein, translated as MQLTLRFFQKKPSAYHLTIYQTPEYGAASGHQPVYRTKIGGRTHLDVLEKAFSTFNVHDTVPNDYNARFMTTGDIVVIDDRKKGKCYYQLFPSGWKRSERLLTMS; from the coding sequence ATGCAATTGACGTTGAGATTTTTTCAAAAGAAACCTTCAGCATATCACTTAACCATTTATCAGACACCTGAATATGGCGCTGCCAGCGGGCATCAGCCAGTGTACCGGACAAAGATTGGCGGCAGAACACACCTGGATGTACTGGAAAAAGCATTCTCGACATTTAATGTACATGATACAGTCCCTAATGATTACAATGCGCGGTTTATGACAACAGGTGATATTGTTGTGATTGATGATAGAAAAAAGGGAAAGTGCTATTATCAACTTTTTCCGTCAGGGTGGAAACGAAGCGAACGACTGCTCACGATGAGTTAA
- a CDS encoding phosphatase PAP2 family protein: MYILFLLILFGAISALVVSGAGQELDNQIILWFESMRLPFLNDVMLTLTDFGISALLVPIMLMFSVILFMYKRYYSIMVLFLLYLAEKTINHELKGLFARERPAFDHLINETYYSFPSGHSMNAATIYPFMAYLLVEMIPWLKEKQKSVYLITGICVLLIGISRMYIGVHYLTDVAGGFAIGLALFLICKKIDEKLSVIRQK; this comes from the coding sequence GTGTATATCCTATTTCTATTGATTTTATTTGGCGCCATATCTGCGCTCGTTGTATCTGGTGCAGGTCAAGAATTGGACAACCAGATCATCTTATGGTTTGAGAGCATGAGACTCCCTTTTTTAAATGATGTCATGCTGACTCTGACGGACTTTGGCATCAGCGCGTTGCTTGTCCCAATCATGCTCATGTTTAGTGTCATACTATTCATGTATAAGCGCTATTACTCTATCATGGTGCTTTTTCTATTATATCTCGCAGAAAAAACCATCAATCATGAACTAAAGGGGCTGTTTGCTAGAGAGCGCCCGGCCTTTGATCATCTGATCAACGAAACCTATTACAGCTTTCCGAGCGGACATTCGATGAATGCAGCAACAATCTATCCTTTTATGGCGTATCTATTAGTTGAGATGATTCCATGGCTGAAAGAAAAACAAAAAAGCGTCTACTTGATCACGGGAATCTGTGTTCTTTTGATTGGGATCAGCCGAATGTATATCGGTGTTCATTATTTGACAGATGTTGCAGGCGGTTTTGCGATAGGACTTGCTTTATTTCTCATTTGTAAAAAGATTGACGAAAAATTATCTGTCATTCGACAAAAATAG
- a CDS encoding YozD family protein gives MKEADLVIDTEEIAEFFYMELVKRGYIPAELETFELADITFEYMLKKTMIVEEEAW, from the coding sequence ATGAAAGAAGCAGATTTGGTGATTGATACAGAGGAAATTGCGGAATTCTTCTACATGGAGCTGGTCAAAAGAGGGTACATACCTGCGGAGCTGGAAACGTTTGAGCTGGCTGACATTACGTTTGAATATATGCTAAAAAAAACAATGATAGTTGAAGAAGAGGCGTGGTAG
- a CDS encoding YozE family protein, which translates to MKSFYHYLMKYRHPKPKDEISHFANAAYEDHSFPKASTDYHELCAYLELNGDYLSSMTTFDEAFEQYEVEVKKK; encoded by the coding sequence GTGAAGTCGTTTTACCATTATTTAATGAAATACAGACATCCGAAACCGAAAGATGAAATCAGCCATTTTGCAAATGCTGCTTATGAGGATCACAGTTTTCCGAAAGCGTCCACTGATTATCATGAGCTATGTGCTTATTTAGAATTAAATGGTGATTATTTAAGCTCAATGACGACATTTGACGAAGCGTTTGAGCAATATGAAGTTGAAGTCAAAAAAAAATAA
- a CDS encoding YokU family protein, with translation MLTCDWCEENKANAEQTTVYWELITGTQSIEIIETPSISCSHCGMTYQKDETVKEIEDQLILVDQTKLPEKISYEELMRMERLLKRNYFDFSS, from the coding sequence TTGCTGACATGTGATTGGTGTGAGGAAAATAAAGCAAACGCAGAGCAGACGACAGTCTATTGGGAACTGATCACTGGCACACAATCCATTGAAATCATCGAAACACCGTCCATTTCCTGCTCGCACTGCGGAATGACATATCAAAAGGATGAGACGGTCAAGGAGATAGAAGATCAATTAATTTTAGTGGATCAGACAAAACTTCCAGAAAAAATCTCTTACGAAGAATTAATGAGGATGGAGCGGTTATTAAAGCGAAATTACTTTGACTTTTCATCATAA
- the ablA gene encoding lysine 2,3-aminomutase, producing MNQKLYEPARHWKDIELWKDVPEEKWNDWIWQLTHTVKTLEDLEKIVNLTEEEREGVKISTKTIPLNITPYYASLMNPDDPRCPVRMQSVPIAEELHKTKYDLEDPLHEDEDSPVPGLTHRYPDRVLFLVTNQCSMYCRYCTRRRFSGQIGMGVPKKQLDAAIGYIRETPEVRDVLISGGDGLLINDQVLEYILKNLRDIPHVEIIRIGTRAPVVFPQRITDELCEILKKYHPVWLNTHFNTSIEITKEAKEACERLVNAGVPVGNQAVILAGINDSVPIMKKLMHDLVMIRVRPYYIYQCDLSEGIGHFRTPVSKGLEIIEGLRGHTSGYAVPSFVVDAPGGGGKIALQPNYLLSQSPDKVVLRNFEGVITSYPEPEHYVAGQADAYFNEIYEEKQDPAIGITALFEDEAKSFTPENLSRMKRREAYETNPEHDTLKNKREKRDELKEKKYQAQLKKDQTVKEEK from the coding sequence ATGAATCAAAAACTATATGAACCGGCACGTCATTGGAAGGACATTGAACTATGGAAAGATGTACCTGAGGAAAAGTGGAACGACTGGATTTGGCAGCTGACGCATACTGTGAAAACGCTCGAAGATTTAGAGAAAATCGTAAACTTAACAGAAGAGGAAAGAGAAGGGGTGAAGATCTCCACCAAAACCATTCCGCTCAACATTACACCCTACTATGCCTCATTGATGAATCCAGACGATCCAAGATGTCCAGTGCGTATGCAATCTGTGCCAATTGCTGAGGAACTTCATAAAACAAAATATGACTTGGAAGATCCGCTTCATGAAGATGAGGACTCACCTGTCCCGGGGTTAACGCATCGGTATCCAGATCGTGTGCTCTTTCTTGTGACAAACCAGTGCTCCATGTACTGCCGTTATTGTACGAGAAGACGTTTTTCCGGCCAAATCGGCATGGGTGTGCCGAAAAAGCAGTTAGATGCTGCCATTGGGTATATTAGAGAAACCCCTGAGGTGCGGGATGTGTTAATTTCCGGCGGTGATGGCCTCTTAATCAATGATCAAGTGCTTGAATACATTTTGAAAAACTTACGTGATATTCCGCACGTTGAGATCATTCGGATAGGAACCCGTGCGCCGGTTGTCTTTCCGCAGCGTATCACAGATGAGCTGTGCGAGATTTTGAAAAAATATCATCCAGTTTGGCTGAATACCCATTTCAATACAAGCATTGAAATCACGAAAGAAGCCAAAGAAGCGTGCGAACGTCTTGTAAATGCCGGCGTTCCTGTAGGTAATCAGGCCGTCATCCTTGCAGGAATTAACGACAGTGTGCCGATTATGAAGAAGCTGATGCACGATCTCGTGATGATACGGGTCAGACCTTATTATATTTATCAATGTGATTTATCTGAGGGGATTGGCCACTTTAGAACACCAGTATCAAAGGGACTTGAAATCATTGAAGGATTAAGAGGGCATACGAGCGGCTACGCCGTGCCAAGCTTTGTTGTAGATGCACCAGGAGGCGGAGGAAAGATCGCCTTGCAGCCAAATTATTTATTATCACAAAGCCCTGATAAAGTTGTCCTTCGTAACTTTGAAGGAGTCATCACCTCTTACCCTGAACCAGAGCATTACGTCGCAGGCCAAGCAGATGCATATTTTAATGAAATATATGAAGAGAAACAAGACCCGGCAATTGGTATTACCGCACTATTTGAGGATGAGGCGAAATCGTTTACGCCAGAGAATTTAAGCCGCATGAAACGAAGAGAAGCATATGAAACAAATCCTGAGCATGACACACTCAAAAACAAACGTGAAAAACGAGATGAATTAAAAGAGAAAAAATATCAAGCACAGCTCAAAAAAGATCAAACTGTAAAGGAGGAGAAATAA
- a CDS encoding sigma-54 interaction domain-containing protein translates to MGKVVERADWFELILEAIDEAIHVVDDQGMTIFYNHNAAKFDCLQKEEVIGKYILDVYPSLTEKTSTLMHVLRTGKPIYHSLQTYLNKNGERIETVNTTLPIIEDSQLIGAVEVAKDVSKLSALSNRLGQKKRIHDVAGTEKMHDFTSFLTNDPLLKEMLEKAKKAAVYPSSVVVYGETGTGKEVLVQAIVHESDRKNQVFIPQNCAALPESLLESLLFGSVKGSYTGAIDRKGLFELADGGTLFLDELQAMPLTLQTKLLRVLEDGVVRRIGDAKAIQVDVRLITALNIDPFEAVKKHILREDLFYRLHVSSFHIPPLRERKQDIPLLSNHFIQTYHQQFSKNVIRLSEETEQLFMAHHWPGNVRELKHTIEHAVLMMPKEAEDMTPSYLPAHLRAQKLEDETAESSLKSQVSSFEQRLIQEALNKHQGNIKKTAAALKIPRQTLQYKLKKYVDAEM, encoded by the coding sequence ATGGGGAAGGTTGTCGAAAGAGCGGATTGGTTTGAATTAATTTTAGAAGCCATTGATGAAGCCATCCATGTTGTAGATGATCAAGGAATGACGATCTTTTACAACCATAATGCCGCTAAGTTTGACTGTTTACAAAAAGAAGAGGTGATTGGCAAGTACATCCTTGATGTGTATCCCTCTTTAACAGAAAAAACAAGTACGCTCATGCACGTTTTGAGAACAGGGAAGCCCATTTATCATTCGCTGCAAACCTATTTGAATAAAAACGGAGAAAGAATTGAAACCGTCAACACGACATTGCCCATTATTGAAGACAGCCAGTTAATAGGTGCTGTCGAAGTCGCAAAAGATGTATCGAAGCTGTCAGCTCTTTCTAATCGTTTAGGTCAAAAAAAGCGAATACATGATGTAGCTGGGACAGAAAAAATGCATGATTTTACTTCATTTTTAACAAATGATCCGCTCTTAAAAGAAATGCTGGAAAAAGCAAAAAAAGCAGCAGTTTATCCGTCATCAGTTGTTGTATACGGGGAAACAGGGACAGGAAAAGAAGTGCTCGTTCAAGCCATTGTTCATGAATCAGACCGGAAAAACCAAGTGTTCATTCCGCAAAACTGTGCAGCACTCCCAGAGTCGTTACTTGAGAGCTTATTGTTCGGATCTGTCAAAGGAAGCTATACAGGTGCAATTGATCGAAAGGGTCTTTTTGAACTAGCGGATGGAGGCACGCTTTTTCTTGATGAGCTGCAAGCGATGCCGCTCACGCTACAGACGAAATTATTACGTGTGTTAGAGGACGGAGTTGTGCGCCGCATTGGGGATGCAAAAGCGATTCAAGTAGATGTTAGACTCATTACTGCACTCAATATAGACCCATTTGAAGCAGTGAAAAAACACATTTTAAGAGAAGATTTATTTTATAGACTGCATGTGTCATCTTTTCATATCCCGCCGCTTCGTGAGAGAAAGCAAGATATCCCGCTGCTTTCAAACCATTTCATTCAAACCTATCATCAGCAGTTTTCAAAAAATGTCATACGCCTTTCTGAGGAAACAGAACAATTGTTTATGGCTCACCACTGGCCAGGGAACGTCAGAGAATTAAAACATACCATTGAGCATGCTGTGCTTATGATGCCAAAGGAAGCCGAAGACATGACACCTTCATACCTTCCTGCTCATTTACGTGCGCAGAAGCTCGAGGACGAAACAGCCGAATCCTCTTTAAAAAGTCAGGTTTCTTCATTTGAACAAAGATTGATTCAAGAAGCTTTAAATAAGCATCAAGGAAATATTAAAAAAACCGCCGCAGCTTTAAAAATTCCTCGACAAACACTGCAATATAAACTGAAAAAATATGTAGATGCCGAAATGTAG
- a CDS encoding CgeB family protein, whose amino-acid sequence MKLLYISSGYGGIYQTFDQWIVESFIDSPFSCLKMERESLLTHMHKIRTFSPDFVFMMIGDRVPKEVLQQFKQEQIPVVLWMTEDPFYTDVSASCAHDAHMILTIDEGTLPFYKQLGVHHAHYFPIPTNTRVFQKKMPPADSFLYDIALIGYPYPNRIKSIRALLQQHKWRILVAGKEWHRHLNKSRRLYRDLTLVTNWLNPQQMAKMYEQSAIILNPHRPAQFAYNRNKAMIENISLNNRAFDIAASGSFQLTNINPPSAFSSFAFYTHEDDLIEKVEYYVSNDEKRKAISLKNYEQVISWNTFDTLPYRLCEMVKSSL is encoded by the coding sequence ATGAAGCTACTTTATATCAGCTCTGGCTACGGAGGGATCTATCAAACTTTCGATCAATGGATAGTAGAAAGCTTCATCGATTCACCCTTTTCATGTTTAAAGATGGAAAGAGAATCTCTACTGACGCACATGCACAAAATCCGGACATTTTCTCCGGATTTTGTTTTCATGATGATCGGTGATCGCGTTCCAAAAGAAGTGCTTCAGCAATTCAAACAAGAACAGATACCAGTGGTCCTATGGATGACAGAAGACCCTTTTTATACAGATGTGTCAGCCAGCTGTGCACATGATGCACACATGATTTTGACAATTGACGAAGGCACACTGCCTTTTTATAAACAATTAGGTGTTCATCACGCACACTACTTTCCCATTCCGACAAATACACGTGTATTTCAGAAAAAAATGCCGCCAGCAGATTCGTTCCTCTATGATATTGCATTGATCGGTTATCCTTATCCAAATCGCATCAAATCGATCCGTGCACTATTGCAACAGCACAAATGGCGCATTCTCGTTGCAGGAAAAGAATGGCACCGTCACTTAAATAAATCTCGCAGACTATATCGTGATCTGACACTCGTGACCAATTGGCTGAACCCTCAGCAAATGGCCAAAATGTATGAGCAGTCAGCTATTATCCTTAATCCACACAGGCCCGCTCAATTTGCTTATAACCGAAACAAAGCAATGATTGAAAATATAAGTTTGAACAACAGAGCATTTGATATCGCAGCAAGTGGAAGTTTTCAATTGACGAATATAAATCCTCCAAGTGCTTTTTCAAGCTTTGCCTTTTACACTCATGAAGACGACTTGATTGAGAAAGTCGAATATTATGTATCAAATGATGAGAAAAGAAAGGCGATATCTCTTAAAAATTACGAACAAGTCATTTCTTGGAATACATTTGACACGCTGCCATATAGGCTGTGTGAAATGGTGAAGAGCTCCCTATAA
- a CDS encoding cytidylyltransferase domain-containing protein has translation MYRGKRILALIPAFHRQQDHHDEYIRLLAERPLIYWTIQPLLQMVELDEIVVSSHDVNTQIISSHYGANVIELPSTHVSEQTPSLLAVKHALAYLEREGKTFDIVLYLHPASPLREPLDIEKCLELLVEGSYDCTASFTEALENPNETWTLHDNNEATLYKDNHYFFIPKHEHPYTYGRINGAVYAFHADYAKECIHSFLEGSVGAYMMDRTHSLVFKTEADRLEIEKVLLARRDTEGTV, from the coding sequence ATGTATAGGGGAAAACGTATTTTAGCTTTGATACCAGCTTTTCATAGGCAGCAAGATCATCATGATGAATATATTCGTCTGTTGGCGGAGCGACCACTTATTTATTGGACCATTCAGCCGCTCCTTCAAATGGTTGAGTTAGATGAAATTGTCGTCTCTTCACATGATGTGAATACTCAAATTATTTCGTCCCACTACGGAGCAAATGTTATTGAACTTCCAAGCACACATGTGTCTGAACAAACACCTTCATTACTAGCTGTGAAGCATGCGCTTGCTTATTTAGAGCGGGAAGGGAAGACGTTTGATATTGTTCTGTATCTACATCCAGCATCTCCACTGAGAGAGCCGCTTGATATTGAGAAATGCCTGGAGCTTCTTGTAGAAGGGAGTTATGATTGTACCGCTTCTTTTACAGAGGCGCTAGAAAACCCAAACGAAACATGGACACTGCATGACAACAATGAAGCGACGTTGTATAAGGACAATCATTATTTTTTTATTCCAAAGCATGAACATCCTTATACGTATGGTCGTATAAATGGTGCTGTATATGCTTTTCATGCTGATTATGCCAAAGAATGCATACACTCTTTTTTAGAAGGGTCTGTTGGGGCATATATGATGGATCGTACACATTCGCTTGTTTTCAAAACTGAGGCAGATAGGCTAGAGATAGAGAAAGTATTATTGGCACGACGAGATACGGAAGGGACAGTATAA
- a CDS encoding SDR family NAD(P)-dependent oxidoreductase, whose amino-acid sequence MSKQIETSMKTFFRHKTILVTGGTGSIGRQIVKKLTACSPKKVIVFSKDDSKQYMMKNEYAEYPEVVFALGDVRDASRVRQLVKGVDIIFHAAALKQVPTCEDNPFEAVQTNIIGGQHVIEAAIEYEVSHVVNISTDKAVSPTNAMGATKLISEKLFSQANESIPNQKTKCCSVRFGNVLGSRGSVIPIMLQQLLNEKPLTVTDPHMTRFFMSIEEAVSLTLQAAIMMKGGETFILKMESLQLADLLKAFHEYAAQINAKSPDILVVGKRPGEKLHEELTFPHEADALFEHEQFYAILPRPHLHPAFQKVDLTNYTSKEAPLITKEKLFHIIEQLHHTHHKK is encoded by the coding sequence ATGTCCAAACAGATAGAAACGAGTATGAAGACCTTTTTTCGTCACAAAACGATTTTGGTCACAGGCGGTACGGGTTCGATCGGCCGACAAATTGTTAAGAAATTAACAGCTTGCTCTCCTAAAAAGGTCATTGTCTTCAGCAAAGATGACAGCAAACAATACATGATGAAAAATGAGTACGCAGAATATCCAGAGGTCGTATTTGCTCTTGGAGATGTTCGGGATGCAAGCCGCGTGAGACAGCTTGTCAAAGGCGTTGATATCATCTTTCATGCCGCTGCCTTAAAACAAGTGCCCACTTGCGAAGACAATCCGTTTGAAGCCGTGCAGACGAATATTATCGGCGGACAGCACGTCATTGAAGCAGCGATAGAATATGAAGTGAGTCATGTTGTCAACATTTCAACGGACAAAGCGGTGTCTCCAACAAATGCTATGGGTGCAACAAAATTGATTTCAGAGAAACTATTTTCTCAAGCAAATGAAAGCATTCCGAATCAAAAAACAAAGTGTTGCTCTGTGCGTTTTGGCAATGTCCTTGGATCAAGAGGTTCGGTCATTCCCATCATGCTCCAGCAGCTGTTAAATGAAAAACCTTTGACCGTGACTGATCCTCATATGACACGTTTTTTTATGTCTATCGAAGAGGCTGTCTCCCTCACCCTTCAAGCAGCCATCATGATGAAAGGCGGCGAAACGTTCATTCTCAAAATGGAATCCTTGCAGCTTGCTGATCTCTTAAAAGCGTTTCATGAATATGCCGCTCAAATCAATGCCAAATCTCCGGATATTCTCGTTGTCGGAAAAAGACCTGGTGAAAAGCTTCACGAGGAGCTCACATTCCCGCACGAAGCAGATGCACTGTTTGAACATGAACAATTTTATGCCATCTTACCGAGACCTCATCTGCACCCTGCCTTTCAAAAAGTCGACTTAACCAATTACACATCAAAAGAGGCACCTCTCATTACAAAAGAAAAACTGTTCCATATCATTGAACAATTACATCACACGCATCATAAAAAATAA
- the msrB gene encoding peptide-methionine (R)-S-oxide reductase MsrB, with product MTNDKEKRLKELNRMQYEVTQNNGTEPPFQNEFWDHKEEGIYVDIISGKPLFSSLDKFDAHCGWPSFTKPLEDEEVAEKVDKSHGMVRTEVRSKTADSHLGHVFPDGPGPNGLRYCINSAALKFIPKDDLEKEGYGDLKHLFD from the coding sequence ATGACAAACGATAAAGAAAAGCGTCTAAAAGAATTAAACCGAATGCAGTACGAAGTCACACAAAATAATGGCACTGAGCCGCCATTTCAAAATGAATTTTGGGATCACAAAGAAGAAGGCATTTATGTCGATATCATCTCGGGAAAACCGCTCTTTTCTTCTTTAGACAAGTTTGATGCCCATTGCGGCTGGCCAAGTTTCACAAAGCCGCTTGAAGATGAGGAAGTAGCAGAGAAAGTTGATAAGAGCCACGGGATGGTTCGGACAGAGGTTCGCAGCAAGACAGCTGATTCTCATTTAGGGCATGTTTTTCCTGATGGACCAGGGCCAAATGGTCTTCGGTATTGTATTAACTCCGCCGCGTTGAAGTTTATCCCAAAGGATGATCTTGAAAAAGAAGGTTATGGGGATTTGAAACATTTATTTGATTGA
- the msrA gene encoding peptide-methionine (S)-S-oxide reductase MsrA translates to MSEKQELATFAGGCFWCMVKPFDEQPGIIKVESGYTGGHTVNPTYEEVCTNTTGHREAVQITFDPDVFPYEKLLELYWQQIDPTDDGGQFGDRGESYRTGIYVHHDEQRKLAEASKEKLNQSGIFQKPIVTEILDAAPFYPAEEYHQQYYKKNKMHYERYHVGSGRAGFIESHWSDKS, encoded by the coding sequence ATGTCTGAAAAACAAGAATTAGCCACATTTGCAGGAGGCTGCTTCTGGTGTATGGTTAAACCTTTTGATGAACAGCCGGGCATTATCAAAGTTGAATCAGGGTATACTGGCGGACATACAGTGAATCCGACCTATGAGGAAGTATGTACAAATACAACGGGGCATAGAGAAGCGGTTCAAATCACGTTTGATCCAGACGTTTTCCCGTATGAAAAGTTATTAGAACTATATTGGCAGCAAATAGACCCAACAGATGACGGCGGACAATTTGGTGATAGAGGAGAGTCCTACCGTACAGGCATTTATGTTCATCATGATGAGCAGAGAAAGCTTGCTGAAGCATCAAAAGAGAAGCTGAACCAAAGCGGCATTTTCCAAAAACCAATTGTGACAGAAATTTTAGATGCTGCTCCTTTTTATCCCGCAGAGGAATATCATCAGCAATATTATAAAAAGAACAAAATGCATTACGAACGATATCATGTCGGTTCGGGCAGAGCGGGTTTTATTGAGTCTCATTGGAGTGATAAATCATGA
- a CDS encoding MarR family transcriptional regulator, protein MEQRKQMMYEMDTLLRTVFKQIRYEINSLLENELSRNEFLILNLLREQGAKKVTEFASILGVSASHITAVTDTLVEKGWITRIRSKEDRRIIKIHLTDKGKEITEHFEKKKTEYFMERFESFDDEELKTMIKLFKKLDKSQKD, encoded by the coding sequence TTGGAACAAAGAAAACAAATGATGTATGAAATGGATACTTTACTGAGAACCGTATTTAAGCAGATCCGTTATGAAATTAACAGCCTGCTCGAAAACGAATTATCTCGGAATGAATTTCTCATTTTAAATCTGCTCCGTGAGCAAGGCGCCAAAAAAGTGACGGAATTTGCGTCAATTCTTGGGGTGTCAGCAAGCCACATCACAGCTGTGACCGACACACTCGTAGAAAAAGGCTGGATCACTCGTATCCGTTCAAAAGAGGATCGACGCATCATCAAAATCCACTTAACCGATAAGGGTAAGGAAATTACTGAGCATTTTGAGAAAAAGAAAACGGAATACTTTATGGAGCGATTTGAGTCATTCGACGACGAAGAACTGAAAACAATGATTAAACTATTTAAAAAACTGGATAAAAGTCAAAAGGATTAA
- a CDS encoding DNA alkylation repair protein → MTSPYLCPNCKTNRTRFNLIEQHSEPVKLDPATGAIVERYEGEQLSPLHMSYQGPQIKVQCGVCGLIEDEKTFIKLAEYHQYSSPS, encoded by the coding sequence ATGACAAGCCCTTACCTTTGTCCAAACTGTAAAACAAACCGAACGCGCTTTAATCTCATTGAGCAGCATTCAGAACCTGTGAAGCTTGACCCTGCCACCGGAGCAATTGTTGAAAGATACGAAGGAGAACAGCTTTCTCCTTTGCACATGAGCTATCAAGGTCCTCAAATAAAGGTCCAGTGCGGTGTTTGTGGTTTAATTGAGGATGAAAAAACGTTCATTAAGCTAGCGGAATATCATCAATATTCTTCTCCTTCTTAA
- a CDS encoding DUF4397 domain-containing protein, with protein sequence MQQLFYDDFPYRPFTADYEPPQSSTSSKAIIRLFHAAPDLSELAVYVNRQQVIKTISYSHLTAYMEWNEGIYDIEVFKQATKERVLHSRMMIQSGEIYTLCITGAHSGFALLTEQQDAMIKHEDLSALTFVHLSPDLPSIDIYERDQGMLTKELDYVNGTHIHHFSPNKYHFELKAAGTQSVLLDIPKVHLQTNRAYLILLHGFANGEPELMAKVVLSRQI encoded by the coding sequence ATGCAGCAGCTCTTTTATGATGACTTTCCGTACCGGCCATTCACTGCGGATTACGAGCCACCTCAAAGCAGCACATCATCCAAAGCTATTATTCGGCTATTTCACGCAGCACCTGATCTCAGTGAGCTCGCTGTATATGTAAACCGTCAGCAGGTCATAAAAACGATATCTTATAGCCATCTGACAGCTTATATGGAGTGGAATGAAGGAATTTATGACATCGAAGTGTTCAAACAAGCAACAAAAGAAAGAGTTCTTCATTCTCGCATGATGATTCAAAGCGGTGAGATTTACACACTATGTATCACTGGTGCTCATTCAGGTTTTGCACTTCTGACAGAGCAGCAAGATGCTATGATCAAACATGAAGACCTGTCAGCACTTACATTTGTCCATCTGTCTCCAGACCTCCCTTCCATTGATATATATGAACGAGATCAAGGAATGTTAACAAAGGAGCTTGACTATGTAAACGGTACTCACATCCATCATTTCTCCCCGAATAAATATCATTTTGAATTAAAAGCCGCCGGTACCCAAAGTGTATTGCTTGATATCCCAAAAGTTCATCTGCAAACAAATCGTGCATACCTCATTCTCCTTCATGGCTTTGCTAACGGAGAGCCAGAGCTGATGGCGAAGGTGGTTTTGTCTCGGCAAATATAA